In Polypterus senegalus isolate Bchr_013 chromosome 12, ASM1683550v1, whole genome shotgun sequence, the following are encoded in one genomic region:
- the LOC120541058 gene encoding transcriptional activator MN1-like, translated as MFGLEQFEPQIGSRNVAQGERSFSQPGLNMSAHYKSPAFHPAGPSAAAVEAGMGGLNEPPMLGLGMNLNGDQYSFHARGHSDMHTGGLQQPPPPQQQQQPPPPPMHGFFNGQQPHHGHQHGHHPHAHQHHPHFGGSFNGADSGGTSCLHGGRLMGYNNGGLGPQQNFAEGFEPMADNSGAGEGFGQPRPNNMPEFQHHNPQGSGHSVPAPCLPLDQSPNRAASFHGLPSSSSSEAHGLEQRRMPAQAGVDSLEYSYPADNPSGHFDMPVFSPSDSDTQLPHYGASRQVPSNFSGSPVMPRAPGMAGISKVHTPQHGMFFERYGNGRKMSVGMEPGVNSRHPLMQQPPPPQQASLLARQNSCPPAIPRQSQVEPAAANPNLQENGVIMPGQHNQFEYPIHRLENRTMHPYSDPMFNMQQQQQPPPPSSQQPPNQRLQHFDGPYLNMAKRPRFDFPSNHNADNCSTWNNMHNPAGMENHLSPSAYSGLPGEFTPPVPESFSQGPPLQHTGSEQQSLQQRQNAAMMIKQMASRNQQQRMRQPSLQQLGHHGDVTQSSMVHGGQVGSLPQPNFDREGGGRMAAFDSQNPHMPPENTWFPGPHPPGEMLPRRMGSSGVPGEASPHEMGIQQNGSNMLFRSAVNGMGMQEPMRMPGDGHVQGLHSPGMHSQFGPNMGGLSQMQSPGTGVGLPGAGSDRRPSDFPAPPTGFSFGGANRPAAAPHSNPSGVSASPGNYPPQTDFQPGQRPSVSKLGALSLGSFSKTTTKDNVFGQSCLAALSTACQNMIASLGAPNLNVTFNKKSQNEGKRKLSQTEPDGSGASAPGGANGGTGPEYFQPSMPPNSQMAGTGGGAKPAGPGGPSQPAPGEPNLSPNYTIDAATGNDGKPPTGSGRGRGRRKRDSGHVSPGIFFDKFSTDSGNPGVSPGQQGPSASVGERGRSTPHDKPLTSPSWGKGSDLLMGDQQDLMSSLDSGIQSVTKSDTSSPHVDFPDDVSTHYGNEDEVSSSSDNVTSKPSRSPLVTGSPKMQRGDHGLIGGQKPMGLGMLNNSTSTADSYGLSSTGAGHPGTPGMEQVRTPSSTSTQDEIHPLEILQAQIQLQRQQFSISEDQPLAMKNKKAECPAQNGDNELGSCGTDGGKNAMSTIDLDSLMAEQHATWYIPNDKALMEGQEEEKAMAPWEKTKPPNNSKEVPEHQNKTPAAGQNGSHLQCLSVHCTDDIGEAKARTPVPTWRSLHSDISNRFGTFVAALT; from the exons ATGTTTGGGCTGGAGCAGTTTGAGCCTCAGATCGGCAGCCGGAACGTCGCACAGGGGGAACGCAGCTTTAGCCAGCCAGGACTGAACATGAGCGCCCACTATAAGAGCCCGGCTTTCCACCCCGCCGGCCCTTCTGCGGCAGCCGTGGAGGCGGGCATGGGCGGCCTGAACGAGCCACCGATGCTGGGACTCGGCATGAACCTCAACGGAGATCAGTACTCCTTTCACGCCCGGGGCCACTCGGACATGCACACTGGTGGACTACAGCAGCCCCCGCCgccgcagcagcagcagcagccgccGCCGCCTCCAATGCACGGCTTCTTCAACGGTCAGCAGCCTCACCACGGGCACCAGCACGGCCACCACCCGCATGCCCACCAGCACCACCCGCACTTTGGCGGCTCCTTCAACGGCGCCGATTCAGGGGGCACGTCCTGCCTGCATGGGGGCCGCCTGATGGGCTACAATAATGGAGGCCTGGGGCCCCAGCAGAACTTTGCAGAGGGCTTTGAGCCCATGGCTGACAACTCAGGGGCTGGTGAAGGCTTTGGGCAGCCTAGGCCTAACAACATGCCAGAGTTCCAGCATCACAACCCCCAAGGCAGTGGGCACAGTGTCCCGGCTCCGTGCCTCCCACTGGACCAGTCACCAAACCGGGCCGCCTCCTTCCACGGGCTTCCTTCTTCTTCGTCCTCGGAGGCCCATGGCCTGGAACAGAGGAGGATGCCAGCCCAAGCTGGCGTGGACTCTTTGGaatacagttaccctgctgacaaCCCCTCTGGGCATTTTGACATGCCTGTGTTTTCCCCTTCAGATTCGGATACCCAGCTCCCTCACTACGGTGCCAGCAGGCAGGTGCCTAGCAACTTTTCTGGCAGCCCGGTTATGCCAAGGGCACCGGGCATGGCGGGCATCTCTAAAGTCCACACTCCACAGCACGGCATGTTCTTCGAACGGTATGGAAACGGCAGAAAGATGTCTGTCGGCATGGAGCCCGGCGTCAACAGTAGGCACCCATTAATGCAGCAACCGCCGCCGCCTCAGCAGGCCAGCCTCCTTGCCAGACAAAACTCCTGCCCGCCGGCCATCCCCAGACAGTCCCAAGTGGAGCCCGCTGCTGCCAACCCAAACCTGCAGGAAAATGGGGTGATCATGCCAGGTCAGCACAATCAGTTTGAGTACCCCATTCACAGACTGGAGAACAGAACCATGCATCCCTACAGTGACCCCATGTTCAATatgcagcagcaacagcagccgCCGCCGCCATCCTCTCAGCAGCCCCCCAACCAGAGACTGCAACACTTTGATGGCCCTTATTTGAATATGGCCAAGAGGCCGCGCTTTGACTTTCCAAGCAACCACAATGCTGACAATTGTTCTACCTGGAATAACATGCACAACCCGGCGGGCATGGAAAATCACTTGTCTCCGTCTGCATACTCGGGGCTTCCAGGAGAGTTCACCCCCCCTGTGCCGGAGAGTTTCTCACAAGGTCCCCCTCTGCAGCACACCGGCTCCGAGCAGCAGTCTTTGCAGCAACGCCAAAACGCGGCCATGATGATTAAACAAATGGCTTCAAGGAATCAACAGCAAAGAATGAGACAGCCCAGTCTCCAGCAGCTGGGTCACCATGGCGATGTCACTCAAAGCAGCATGGTGCACGGAGGCCAAGTGGGCAGCCTGCCTCAGCCAAACTTCGACAGAGAAGGCGGGGGAAGGATGGCTGCTTTTGACTCACAGAACCCTCACATGCCCCCAGAGAACACCTGGTTCCCGGGCCCACACCCTCCGGGGGAGATGCTGCCACGCCGGATGGGTAGCTCTGGTGTGCCTGGGGAGGCGAGTCCGCACGAGATGGGCATACAGCAGAATGGCTCCAATATGCTCTTCCGCTCCGCCGTGAACGGGATGGGCATGCAGGAGCCGATGAGGATGCCGGGGGACGGACACGTTCAAGGCCTGCACTCTCCGGGCATGCACTCGCAGTTTGGGCCCAACATGGGTGGCCTTTCGCAGATGCAGTCTCCGGGGACGGGGGTAGGACTGCCAGGTGCGGGCTCGGACCGCAGGCCGTCCGACTTCCCCGCACCGCCCACGGGCTTCTCCTTCGGAGGGGCGAACCGGCCGGCAGCAGCACCCCACAGCAACCCATCTGGGGTGAGCGCCTCTCCAGGCAACTACCCTCCGCAGACGGACTTTCAGCCAGGGCAGCGCCCCTCTGTCAGCAAGCTGGGCGCCCTCTCACTGGGCTCCTTCAGCAAGACCACCACCAAGGACAATGTGTTTGGACAAAGTTGCCTGGCCGCCCTTTCTACTGCTTGCCAAAATATGATTGCCAGCCTAGGAGCCCCAAACCTCAACGTTACGTTCAACAAGAAAAGCCAAAATGAGGGCAAGCGAAAACTGAGTCAGACGGAGCCGGACGGGAGCGGTGCCAGTGCACCAGGGGGTGCAAATGGCGGCACAGGGCCAGAGTATTTCCAGCCCAGCATGCCCCCAAACAGCCAGATGGCAGGTACTGGTGGCGGCGCTAAGCCAGCCGGTCCAGGTGGTCCAAGTCAACCTGCCCCTGGAGAGCCCAACCTCTCCCCAAACTACACTATAGATGCTGCTACAGGGAATGATGGGAAGCCCCCCACAGGGAGCGGGCGAGGCAGGGGGCGGAGAAAAAGGGACAGCGGCCATGTGAGCCCTGGgattttttttgacaaattttctACGGATAGTGGGAACCCGGGGGTGAGTCCTGGTCAGCAGGGCCCTTCGGCAAGCGTAGGGGAACGGGGCCGGAGCACCCCCCATGATAAGCCCCTGACATCCCCCTCGTGGGGCAAAGGAAGCGACCTGTTGATGGGTGACCAGCAGGACCTCATGTCCTCTTTGGACAGCGGCATCCAGAGCGTGACAAAATCGGATACGAGCTCGCCTCATGTGGACTTCCCGGATGACGTAAGCACCCATTATGGAAACGAGGATGAGGTGTCTTCAAGTTCGGACAATGTCACGTCTAAGCCGAGCAGGAGCCCCCTGGTCACCGGCTCCCCAAAGATGCAGAGGGGGGACCACGGACTAATCGGCGGACAAAAGCCCATGGGGCTTGGCATGCTCAATAACTCTACCTCTACGGCGGACAGCTATGGCCTCAGCAGTACTGGGGCCGGCCATCCGGGCACACCGGGCATGGAGCAAGTCCGTACCCCATCAAGCACATCAACACAGGACGAGATTCACCCGCTGGAGATCCTCCAAGCACAGATTCAACTTCAGAGGCAGCAGTTTAGCATATCGGAGGACCAGCCACTCGCCATGAAAAACAAGAAGGCCGAATGTCCTGCTCAGAATGGTGACAACGagctgggcagctgtggcacagACGGCGGCAAAAATGCCATGAGCACCATCGACCTCGACTCTCTGATGGCAGAGCAACACGCTACCTGGTATATACCCAACGACAAGGCGCTGATGGAAGGCCAAGAGGAGGAGAAGGCCATGGCACCATGGGAAAAGACCAAGCCTCCAAATAACAGCAAAGAAG TCCCAGAGCACCAGAACAAAACGCCCGCCGCTGGCCAGAATGGCAGCCACCTGCAGTGCCTCTCAGTCCACTGTACGGACGACATCGGCGAGGCCAAGGCCAGGACGCCAGTGCCAACGTGGAGGTCGCTGCACTCGGACATCTCCAACCGGTTTGGGACCTTTGTGGCTGCACTCACCTGA